In the genome of Treponema pedis, one region contains:
- a CDS encoding DNA polymerase beta superfamily protein — protein sequence MSEIEYGMRVNIEKKLAQIEQDYQIKIILAVESGSRAWGFESTDSDYDIRFIYKNNPDWYIQVLPKRDVIELPINAIDDYSGWDIKKALIFLNKSNLVLFERLTSPIFRLFRCYFT from the coding sequence ATGAGTGAAATTGAATATGGAATGAGAGTAAATATTGAGAAAAAACTCGCACAAATAGAACAAGATTATCAAATTAAAATAATTCTAGCTGTTGAGTCAGGATCTCGAGCTTGGGGATTTGAATCAACAGATAGTGATTATGATATTAGATTTATTTATAAAAACAATCCAGATTGGTACATTCAGGTGTTGCCCAAACGAGATGTAATTGAGTTACCAATAAATGCTATTGATGATTATTCCGGATGGGATATTAAAAAAGCTTTAATATTCTTAAATAAATCAAATCTTGTTCTGTTTGAGCGGTTAACATCTCCTATATTCAGATTATTTAGATGCTATTTTACTTAA